In one window of Homalodisca vitripennis isolate AUS2020 unplaced genomic scaffold, UT_GWSS_2.1 ScUCBcl_216;HRSCAF=1655, whole genome shotgun sequence DNA:
- the LOC124370469 gene encoding putative exonuclease GOR — MAFITGDGWGSVDVTCCKDYPSSEGCTKCKAHVCSSTKSSEIGCRQLFALDCELLFTTMGLEVARVSLANGSSQDDALVQPEHEIIEFNTRFSGVTKEDYVLY; from the coding sequence ATGGCGTTTATCACTGGCGACGGCTGGGGATCGGTGGATGTGACCTGCTGCAAGGATTACCCCAGTTCCGAGGGTTGTACCAAATGCAAGGCCCACGTCTGTAGCAGCACCAAATCCTCCGAAATCGGGTGTCGCCAACTCTTCGCCTTGGACTGCGAACTCCTGTTCACCACAATGGGTCTGGAAGTGGCTCGGGTGTCTCTGGCCAACGGATCGAGCCAGGACGACGCTCTGGTCCAGCCCGAGCACGAGATCATCGAATTTAACACCCGCTTCTCCGGAGTCACCAAGGAGGACTACGTACTGTACTAG